A single region of the Bacillus sp. 2205SS5-2 genome encodes:
- a CDS encoding transposase, producing the protein MSNHHSNEYREYVAKMVVDEGRRVTELAYELEIPYSTIMRWVKKLKEAKNADKSVEYITPSDLNKLKKQHEKELKSLQEENEILKKAMHIFTKKQE; encoded by the coding sequence ATGAGTAATCATCACTCGAACGAATATCGAGAGTATGTAGCTAAGATGGTCGTTGATGAAGGTAGGAGAGTGACAGAACTAGCCTACGAGTTAGAGATCCCTTACTCGACTATTATGCGATGGGTAAAAAAGTTAAAAGAGGCGAAAAATGCTGACAAATCTGTTGAGTATATTACTCCTTCAGACCTAAACAAATTGAAGAAACAGCATGAAAAAGAATTAAAATCTCTTCAAGAGGAGAATGAAATTTTAAAAAAGGCGATGCACATCTTCACGAAAAAGCAGGAGTAA
- a CDS encoding GNAT family N-acetyltransferase codes for MDNCRIEEVRGGKMMNNNILRNKRIHLGGFMEEDLPAMIAWYDNEQMMRYLDALPFRPKSKSDVRKWTEETSDKIYRFSIRLNETNEIIGYIELDGILWTHRTTWISIAIGDDQYWGAGYGAEALQCMLSYAFQELNLHRVQLTVFSYNQRAISLYQSLGFQKEGEFREFLQRDGQRYGMELYGLLYEEWKESIQMSI; via the coding sequence ATGGATAATTGTCGAATAGAGGAAGTAAGAGGTGGGAAAATGATGAACAACAATATCTTAAGAAACAAGCGAATTCATTTAGGTGGATTTATGGAAGAAGATTTACCCGCAATGATAGCCTGGTATGACAATGAACAAATGATGCGCTATTTAGACGCTCTTCCATTTCGACCGAAGAGTAAAAGCGACGTACGAAAGTGGACTGAGGAAACATCTGATAAAATTTATCGATTTAGCATTCGATTGAATGAAACGAATGAAATAATAGGTTATATAGAGTTGGACGGCATTCTCTGGACTCATCGCACCACTTGGATTTCCATTGCAATAGGAGATGATCAATATTGGGGAGCGGGATATGGAGCTGAAGCGCTTCAATGTATGCTCTCTTACGCATTTCAAGAATTGAATTTGCACCGAGTACAACTCACTGTTTTTTCTTATAATCAGCGAGCCATCTCATTATACCAATCACTAGGGTTTCAAAAAGAAGGGGAATTTCGCGAATTTCTTCAACGTGATGGGCAGCGGTACGGGATGGAGCTTTATGGACTTCTATATGAGGAATGGAAAGAGAGTATACAAATGTCGATTTAA
- a CDS encoding IS3 family transposase has translation MHLHKDEHTVVKMCKVLEASTSGYYKWVDRQTQEETEKEKKKKELKQKICKSFHESQGTYGSPRVYDDLIEWGYQVSQKTVARYMQEMGLRATPLEKYVVTTDSDHDLTIYPNLVKRQFDVDIPNTVWVADITYIRTLKGWVYLASIMDLFSRKIVGWSQGISMKKELVLEALRMAQTTRRPGKGLIHHSDRGSQYCSNEYVEELTQSGAKISMSRKGDPYDNACIESFHATIKKELIYRRRFQTKEEAMRVINHYITSRYNEKRKHSKLGYLSPNNFEREYQLSILESIS, from the coding sequence ATCCATCTCCACAAAGATGAACATACTGTGGTGAAGATGTGCAAGGTACTGGAGGCATCAACAAGCGGTTACTATAAATGGGTCGATCGACAAACTCAGGAAGAGACAGAAAAAGAAAAGAAGAAAAAGGAACTGAAACAAAAAATTTGTAAGTCTTTTCATGAGAGTCAAGGAACTTACGGTAGCCCAAGAGTATATGATGATTTAATTGAGTGGGGCTACCAAGTCTCCCAAAAAACCGTAGCTCGGTATATGCAGGAAATGGGGTTGAGAGCGACTCCATTAGAGAAATACGTTGTTACTACAGACTCAGATCATGATTTAACGATCTATCCTAATTTAGTGAAGAGACAGTTCGATGTAGATATTCCAAATACGGTTTGGGTAGCGGATATTACATATATTCGAACATTGAAGGGATGGGTGTATCTTGCTTCCATTATGGACTTGTTTTCACGGAAAATTGTTGGGTGGAGCCAAGGGATTTCAATGAAAAAGGAACTTGTTTTAGAAGCATTGCGAATGGCTCAAACAACGAGACGACCAGGTAAGGGATTGATCCATCATTCTGACCGTGGCTCCCAATATTGTTCTAATGAATACGTAGAGGAATTAACTCAGAGTGGGGCTAAAATTAGTATGAGTCGAAAAGGAGATCCATATGATAACGCTTGCATCGAATCGTTCCACGCGACCATAAAGAAAGAGCTTATCTATCGGCGTAGATTTCAAACAAAAGAAGAAGCGATGAGGGTTATCAATCATTATATTACAAGTAGGTACAATGAGAAGAGGAAGCATTCTAAGCTGGGATATTTGTCGCCAAATAACTTTGAGCGAGAGTATCAACTTTCGATCCTAGAATCAATCTCATAA
- the addB gene encoding helicase-exonuclease AddAB subunit AddB, with translation MSVRFIVGRSGSGKTETMLNEVREKLQNNANGKPIIYLVPEQMTFLSEYALVTTPELKGMVRAQVYSFTRLAWRVLQESGGMGRYHLSNVGLNMLIRKIIDEKKEKLTLFTKASDKTGFVGHMETILTEFRRYCISPEELLRQGDASQNSKALNDKLHDLELIYQGFEEALVGKYVDSEDYFKLLAEAVETSSYIANAEVYIDGFHSFTPQEYLVIQKLMKHCQRVSIALTVDRASHRENGATNSLFRLTEETYGMLTQMTFVPEINREPDEVLIEQKRFEHSSLQHIEKYWEDRPTISYNRKAAVKVVEASNRRAEVEGVSREIRRLVREENYRYKEIAVLVRNGGEYQNIMETIFYDNEIPYFIDQKRTMLNHPLIEFIRSTLEIMNTHWRYEPVFRALKTELLFPLNEKTGKLREQMDQVENYVLAYGIKGEAWLRKDRWNYRRFRGLELTDSIQTDEEKKIEHEINEFRLKISAPIIRFFRRLKKKTTVRDLCEVLYLYLEELDIAAKIDGLAQVAEERGNLVVAREHNQAWNAVMDLLDQYVEILGDEEITLKKFTSILEAGIESMKFSLVPPAIDQVIVANLELSRLSDIRAAFVLGVNDGVLPAKMTEDGVLSDEDRETLISSGIKLAPSSKTKLEDEEFVAYKAFTTSSEKLYVSYPMANEEGKALLPSPYIKKLLEMFPSIEKELLIHEPSELTAEEQLHYISHPNITISYLTSQLQLRLRNYPVPDFWWDVYNFYIENEQRREGATHILSSLFYQNRVKQLSPQTSEDLYGESILASVSRMELFHSCPFSHFASHGLRLKEREIFRLEAPDIGELFHGALNWISEVMNVEKKSWSQLSKEDCLKLAKASVEFIAPKLQKQILLSSNRHHYIKRKLENVIGRASMILSEHARVSGFSPIGLELGFGPNAELPPFSFTLGNGMKMELQGRIDRVDQAKDDSGTYLRVIDYKSSSKELNFTEMYYGLSLQMLTYLDIILTHSQQLIGSEALPAGVLYFHVHNPIVKSKKLLSIEQIEEEIFKSFKMDGLVLGNPEVVKLMDSSLETGTSHVVSAGLKKDGSLTARSKIASTQDFDLMRKYVRNKYISSGQQIMNGHVEITPYKLKNRTPCQYCSYRSVCQFDQSLEENDYIVLTPQKNEEILACMREEVSSDE, from the coding sequence ATGTCTGTACGGTTTATTGTCGGTCGATCGGGAAGTGGAAAAACAGAAACGATGTTAAATGAAGTTCGGGAAAAGCTGCAGAATAACGCGAACGGAAAACCAATCATTTATTTGGTTCCAGAACAAATGACGTTCTTATCGGAATATGCTCTCGTTACGACACCGGAGTTAAAAGGCATGGTTCGAGCGCAAGTGTATAGCTTTACCCGTCTTGCTTGGCGAGTCCTTCAAGAATCAGGTGGGATGGGGAGATATCATTTATCCAATGTTGGATTAAATATGCTTATTCGAAAAATAATTGATGAAAAGAAAGAGAAATTGACCCTGTTTACAAAAGCCTCCGATAAAACAGGTTTTGTTGGTCATATGGAAACCATTCTTACAGAATTTCGCCGTTACTGCATTTCACCTGAAGAACTTCTTCGTCAAGGGGATGCATCCCAAAATAGCAAAGCATTGAATGATAAATTACATGACTTAGAGTTAATCTATCAAGGCTTTGAAGAAGCGCTTGTTGGAAAATACGTTGACAGTGAGGATTATTTTAAATTGCTTGCTGAAGCCGTTGAAACCTCATCGTATATTGCAAATGCAGAAGTTTACATTGATGGTTTTCATAGCTTCACACCACAAGAATACCTTGTTATCCAAAAATTGATGAAACACTGCCAGCGAGTGTCCATTGCCCTGACAGTTGATCGCGCATCTCATCGAGAAAACGGAGCCACAAATAGTCTCTTTCGATTGACAGAGGAGACGTATGGTATGTTAACACAAATGACCTTCGTTCCTGAGATTAATCGAGAACCTGACGAGGTATTAATTGAGCAAAAGCGATTTGAGCACAGTAGTTTGCAACATATTGAAAAATATTGGGAAGATCGTCCGACCATATCCTATAACCGTAAAGCGGCCGTGAAAGTTGTAGAGGCTTCCAACCGTCGAGCGGAAGTGGAAGGAGTTTCAAGGGAAATCCGTCGCTTAGTCAGAGAAGAAAACTATCGATACAAAGAGATTGCTGTATTGGTACGTAACGGTGGCGAATATCAAAATATTATGGAAACGATTTTTTATGATAATGAAATACCGTATTTTATAGACCAAAAGCGAACGATGTTAAATCACCCGTTAATTGAATTCATTCGTTCGACACTTGAAATAATGAACACTCATTGGCGTTATGAACCGGTTTTTCGAGCATTGAAAACAGAACTTCTTTTTCCGCTTAACGAAAAGACGGGAAAATTGCGAGAACAAATGGATCAAGTAGAAAACTATGTGTTAGCTTATGGCATTAAGGGGGAAGCGTGGCTACGAAAGGATCGATGGAACTACCGTCGTTTTCGTGGATTAGAACTTACAGACTCTATCCAAACGGATGAAGAAAAAAAGATCGAGCACGAAATAAATGAATTCCGTTTAAAAATTTCAGCTCCTATCATTCGGTTTTTTCGACGTTTGAAAAAGAAAACGACAGTTCGGGATTTATGTGAAGTGCTTTATTTATATTTAGAAGAACTGGATATTGCTGCAAAAATCGATGGACTCGCACAAGTAGCAGAAGAAAGAGGAAACTTAGTAGTCGCTCGGGAGCATAACCAAGCTTGGAATGCAGTGATGGATTTACTGGATCAATATGTTGAAATTTTAGGAGACGAAGAAATCACTTTAAAGAAATTCACTTCTATCCTTGAGGCTGGAATTGAATCTATGAAATTCTCGCTTGTGCCACCAGCGATTGATCAAGTTATTGTTGCTAACTTGGAGCTTTCCCGTTTGTCCGATATTCGTGCAGCGTTTGTTCTTGGCGTGAATGATGGAGTTTTACCAGCAAAAATGACGGAAGATGGGGTTTTATCAGATGAAGACAGGGAAACGTTGATTTCTTCCGGTATAAAGCTAGCTCCAAGTAGCAAAACGAAGCTTGAAGATGAAGAATTTGTGGCCTATAAAGCCTTTACGACTTCTTCTGAAAAACTATATGTTTCTTATCCCATGGCAAATGAAGAAGGCAAAGCATTGCTTCCATCACCATATATTAAAAAGTTGCTAGAGATGTTCCCGTCCATAGAAAAAGAGTTATTAATTCATGAACCATCGGAACTAACAGCCGAGGAGCAGCTTCACTATATTTCTCATCCAAACATCACGATTAGTTATTTAACCTCACAATTGCAATTGAGGCTAAGGAATTATCCTGTTCCAGATTTTTGGTGGGATGTGTACAATTTCTATATAGAAAATGAGCAGAGAAGAGAAGGTGCCACCCACATTCTATCAAGTTTATTTTATCAAAATAGAGTCAAGCAGTTATCCCCACAAACAAGTGAAGATCTATATGGGGAAAGCATCCTAGCATCGGTTTCTCGTATGGAATTATTTCATAGTTGTCCATTCTCTCACTTTGCTTCTCATGGTTTACGGTTGAAAGAACGCGAGATTTTCCGTTTGGAGGCACCCGATATTGGAGAGCTATTTCACGGAGCACTCAACTGGATTTCAGAGGTAATGAATGTTGAAAAAAAATCATGGTCGCAGCTATCCAAGGAAGATTGCTTGAAGCTGGCGAAAGCATCGGTTGAATTTATTGCACCAAAGCTTCAAAAGCAAATTCTTCTAAGCTCGAATCGACATCATTATATTAAAAGAAAACTTGAAAATGTCATTGGAAGAGCTTCGATGATTCTTAGTGAGCATGCAAGAGTAAGTGGTTTTTCCCCTATCGGTCTAGAACTTGGATTTGGCCCAAATGCCGAACTTCCTCCATTTTCATTTACTTTAGGAAATGGAATGAAAATGGAATTACAAGGTAGAATTGACCGAGTCGATCAAGCAAAAGATGATTCTGGCACCTATTTACGTGTGATCGATTATAAATCAAGTAGCAAAGAACTGAATTTCACCGAAATGTATTATGGATTATCCTTACAAATGCTTACCTATCTGGATATTATTTTGACTCACTCACAGCAGTTAATTGGATCGGAGGCATTACCAGCAGGAGTTCTGTATTTTCATGTTCATAATCCAATCGTGAAAAGTAAGAAATTGCTATCAATTGAACAAATTGAAGAGGAGATCTTCAAGAGTTTCAAAATGGACGGGTTGGTATTAGGAAATCCAGAGGTAGTGAAATTGATGGACTCTTCGTTAGAAACGGGAACATCGCATGTTGTTTCAGCGGGGTTGAAAAAGGACGGATCGTTAACAGCAAGATCGAAAATTGCATCGACACAGGATTTTGATTTGATGAGGAAATATGTTCGAAATAAATATATCTCGTCAGGTCAACAAATTATGAACGGCCATGTTGAGATCACACCTTACAAATTAAAAAATCGAACGCCATGTCAATATTGTTCGTATCGATCTGTTTGTCAATTTGATCAATCCTTGGAAGAGAATGATTATATCGTTTTAACACCGCAAAAGAATGAAGAAATATTAGCTTGTATGAGAGAGGAGGTCTCTTCTGATGAGTAA